CTCGTCCCGCTGCTGCTCGCGGCGGCGCGCGCCCCGGCGCAGCAGCGGCCCCACACGCCGGCGCGCGGCTCGGCGGAGCGCCAGGCGATCATGGACGCGCTGCGCGTGCCCGTCCAGCGGGAGCTGAGGAAGCCGGCGATCTTCGAGGTGCGGACGCTGCGCGTGCTGGGGACGTGGGCGTTCGTGGAGGCGGTGCCCCGCAAGCCCGACGGCTCGCCGTTCGACTACCGCGGCACGCCGTACCAGCAGGCGGTCGACGAGGGGATGTTCGACGACGGGATGTTCGCGCTGCTGCGCCGCGAGGGCGGGCGCTGGCGCGTGCTGCGCTACGCCATCGGCCCCACCGACGTGGCGTGGATCCCGTGGGAGGAGGAGCTGCGCGCGCCGCGGGCGGTGTTCCCGTACCCCTGATCGAGAATCCGTAAACCGAATGTCTCACACGGAATCAACGGAGTCAGCGGAGAACAGTGGTTCTCTGTTGACTCCGTTGACTCCGTGTGAGGCTTGGCAGACAACTTGCCCGCGCCGGCACGCATGGCCAAGAAGAACAGGACGCTCCCGTACTGGCTCGACGGCGGCACGGAGAGGTGCGACCTCTGCTCGCACCCCCACGTGCTCCAGTCGGGGTACCGCTGCGCCGCGTGCGACCGGCCGGCGTGCGAGCACTGCGTGGTGGTGAACCGCGAGACGGGCGAGGTGCTCTGCCACGAGTGCGTCGAGGAGGAGGGGGAGGGCTGATGGGCGCGCGGGCGATCTGGAAGGCGCACGTCCGCTTCGGCGCGGTCGACGTGCCGGTGAAGCTGTACTCGGCGGTGCAGGACCGCTCGGTGCACTTCCGCCTGCTCGACGCGAAGCGCAAGGAGCCCGTCCGCCAGCACATGGTGGACCCCGACACGGAAAAGGTGGTCGACCCGGCCGACATCCGGCGCGCCTACGAGACCGACGAGGGCGTGCTGGTGATCCTGGACGAGGAGGAGCTCGAGAAGGCGGTGCCGCCAGCCTCGCGCGACATCGAGGTCACCCGCTTCGTACCCCCGGAAGAGATCACCCACCAGTGGTACGACCGCCCGTACTGGCTGGGCCCCGACGAGGAGGAGGGGCGCTACTTCGCCCTCGCCCAGGCGCTGCGGAAGCGCGGCGTGGAGGGCGTGGCGCGCTGGGTGATGCGGAAGAAGGAGTACGTGGGCGCGCTCCGCGCCGAGGGCGACTACCTGATGCTGATCACCCTGCGCCACGCCGGCGAGGTGGTCCCGGCGTCGGCGCTGTCGCCGCCCACGGGCCGCGAGCTCGAGGAGCGGGAGGTGGGGATGGCCAGGCAGCTCGTCGCCGCGAT
This sequence is a window from Longimicrobium sp.. Protein-coding genes within it:
- a CDS encoding Ku protein → MGARAIWKAHVRFGAVDVPVKLYSAVQDRSVHFRLLDAKRKEPVRQHMVDPDTEKVVDPADIRRAYETDEGVLVILDEEELEKAVPPASRDIEVTRFVPPEEITHQWYDRPYWLGPDEEEGRYFALAQALRKRGVEGVARWVMRKKEYVGALRAEGDYLMLITLRHAGEVVPASALSPPTGRELEEREVGMARQLVAAMEDEFDIAAYRDEYRERVLELVEAKAAGKVVKFPRAPAKKGGASLADVLEQSVAAADRGRKRA